From Flavobacterium sp. 102, a single genomic window includes:
- a CDS encoding T9SS type B sorting domain-containing protein yields the protein MKKIYFYLLIISLFSIHSVFSQGSTCPGAQPFCAGGSALTFPNTTGVPSTGAVSCLSTTPNPAWFFLQISVAGTLNFTISQNSNGGGGIDVDFIAWGPFAGPTCAGTDLSAANQVGCSYSTAATENFTIPNAQVGEVYMVLLTNFADQAGQISLTQTNAGTGGAGATDCNIVCPLSLDDQVICVGGQAILTATIDSATSYAWSGPSGPIASTAQSITVSQAGTYTVVVNKPGCVANATASATVSFYAPPPINLPVNLEECTPNPVYNLNEAIANIFNGTGLNSSDFEASFHTSAANAQDIISPIGNPSAYPGPAGGAGACSTIYLSLTDNGPTSSGCVSVFSFTICNITCSLEPNVPPNLTLCESSLGSGTANFNFIPQTPIVLGTQYSAANHTVTYHLTQANADNDVGAITSVVGTNGQTIYVRLEENANPTTFGTTFFQLIVNPLPTVTISGTTSICSGNNTVITFNGTPNAQVTYNVNGNPNEIITLDGTGTNTITTPNLTANSTYTLVSVLNPVTNCSRNITGTAVVTVLPLPTASISGTTAVCQNAVSPQITLTGASGTAPYTFTYSINNVVQPTVTTLAGNSFSFNAPTATAGTFVYSLINVSGSGTPTCSQNQDGTATITVNPLPTAVITGSVASCLNAPYPQVIITGANGTQPYTFTYTLNNGAPISNSTTGGNSFIIDVPTDVAGSFTYDLISVVDDSSTSCSQLQSGSAVVTVATPPVISQPTDYVVCDDNNDTISCLFDLGTKINEVNGGNPNIVVDFYETDTSGSAIPLNVNYCNLTTGLGIQTIYVRAYFVGSPACYSTTTFNLIVNPIPMPNPVIEDYELCDYNSTGDEIEVFTLNSMDTEIANGQTNVTISYYLTQSDAQTQTGSLANSYPNTSNPQQIWFNIRNNTTGCFSVGSFNLIVNPIPPAVTPPTLFECSDGLTNQAEFDLTINEAFVTNNNVSGLTITYYNTLLDAQNEVTANAIQDPLAYIGTDNEIVYIRVEDNATGCYATTTQLLRVTQGPIAITPQALHYCDPNNDGFGFFDLESTRIEIMGGTAVAGVSVSYYETETDALIGAAPSIISPYENINPWTQTIYVRVFYTLTGCANYVQLQLIVDPTPEATEPDDYELCDYTGQIGYEAFDLTTTEPQILGTIDPSLVNVTFHPTFVDAQNETATITGVTNYINQTQWSQTLFVRVEFIATGCYDIVELDLIVNPLPNATQPNYPQYTLCDYNGAIGFETFDLLSQVDPILLGQQGMSVTFYPSLAAAQAQVPGTSINETHPDLQYPNQIIYVQTLGVVITNTLTGCYSISTIDIRVVPLPTPIPPTAPYTICDENQDGFSSFDLATLTADILQGANYILTFYETLSDAELGNLVTAIDITQLYDNINPFTQILYVRAEDPLTGCWSVIPIVLNVNPSPIAPINLDDIVVCDTDNNNQSASTIVDLTVRTPDVLAQQPLAASNYTITYHTTLLRAQNDIPIIPATSYLATTNQTIWVRVEDNTTGCFNIGEFDIIVNIPLLLITPTPLSLCDDDANPNDQFHSFDLTIRDVMITQSLSGYTVTYYPSYALAQAGNPANAIATPTAYTNTSPAVQTLGVVVTSAAGCSSVTTLDIRVLPIPTPNTNPPSLGAKCDDNNPGDMMEVFDLTVNAAYILNGDPNLTLHYYHSQADALVPQNEIPLSTVTAALVGDVDPNEQSVWIRVENNRIDSFGNHCFVLVEQPLTVNPLPTVVQPLAPYRVCDNDTDGLAAFDLTNPILATAILGATQNPADFTITYYLTQAGANPLTNTGETPLPNNYTNTTPDSQNIYIRVVNNATGCVNATGVLTLAVEEYAQATGPQSFSSCDTYTDPYDGVFQLDLTQYETAILNGQDPLVFLISYYHTQADAEQGINAITLAEAQAYITQPDTDQIWVKVENSSNSITPFCYALTTIDIEIERYPNPIITTPNGVTTICVDFTSGLVVRPLTLNSNIPNPADYTFEWYEGTTLIPGATGSTYTVDTASPTGATRSYTVRVISNSLLACETTSLGFDVIQSGPASISTGTAGYTVTNAFTNSQIITVTVEGWGTYEYSLDDGPRQTSNIFEGVSLGNHVIHVWDTEGGIAFSCEELMINDVQVIDYPHYFTPNGDGIHDTWNVVGLFNYAAQTKIFIFDRYGKLLKQISSAGDGWDGTYNGQPLPSTDYWFTVDYPEQGGMKQFKAHFSLKR from the coding sequence ATGAAAAAAATTTACTTCTATTTATTAATAATTAGCCTATTTTCAATACATTCTGTATTTTCTCAAGGGTCAACTTGTCCCGGTGCACAGCCTTTTTGTGCAGGAGGATCAGCATTGACTTTTCCAAATACGACTGGAGTTCCTAGTACAGGAGCAGTGTCTTGTTTAAGCACCACTCCCAATCCGGCTTGGTTTTTTTTACAAATCAGTGTTGCCGGTACTTTAAATTTTACTATTTCTCAAAACAGTAATGGTGGGGGCGGAATTGATGTTGATTTTATTGCTTGGGGACCTTTTGCTGGTCCAACGTGTGCAGGAACCGATTTATCAGCCGCTAATCAGGTTGGATGTAGTTATTCGACTGCTGCAACTGAGAATTTTACGATACCTAATGCACAGGTTGGTGAAGTCTATATGGTATTATTGACCAACTTTGCCGATCAGGCCGGACAAATATCATTAACTCAAACCAATGCAGGAACAGGTGGCGCAGGAGCAACCGATTGTAATATTGTCTGTCCGTTATCATTAGACGATCAAGTAATATGTGTTGGAGGACAAGCAATTTTAACAGCTACTATCGATAGCGCTACTTCATATGCATGGTCAGGCCCAAGTGGTCCAATAGCTTCAACAGCTCAATCTATAACGGTTTCACAAGCGGGAACTTACACAGTTGTTGTAAATAAACCAGGTTGTGTTGCTAATGCTACGGCTAGTGCTACCGTTTCTTTTTATGCACCGCCTCCAATTAATCTTCCTGTCAATCTTGAAGAATGTACGCCTAATCCTGTATACAATTTAAATGAAGCGATTGCTAATATATTTAATGGTACGGGTCTCAATTCGAGTGATTTTGAAGCGTCATTCCATACCTCTGCAGCCAATGCACAAGATATTATTAGTCCGATAGGTAACCCTTCAGCTTATCCGGGTCCTGCTGGTGGTGCAGGCGCTTGTAGTACGATATATCTTTCTTTAACCGATAACGGTCCAACGTCTAGTGGATGTGTATCTGTTTTTTCATTTACCATTTGTAATATTACGTGTTCACTTGAACCTAATGTACCTCCGAATTTAACGTTATGTGAGAGCAGTTTGGGAAGTGGAACAGCTAATTTCAATTTTATTCCTCAAACTCCTATAGTTTTGGGAACTCAGTATTCAGCTGCAAACCACACGGTGACTTATCACCTGACTCAGGCTAATGCAGATAATGATGTTGGAGCGATTACAAGTGTTGTTGGAACTAACGGTCAAACCATTTATGTGAGACTGGAAGAAAATGCAAATCCAACCACTTTCGGAACTACTTTTTTCCAATTGATAGTAAATCCTTTACCTACAGTTACTATATCAGGAACGACTTCTATTTGTTCAGGAAATAATACGGTTATTACTTTTAACGGAACTCCTAACGCTCAAGTTACTTATAATGTTAATGGTAATCCAAATGAAATAATTACTTTAGATGGAACCGGAACAAATACTATAACAACACCTAATCTTACGGCCAATTCTACTTATACTTTGGTAAGTGTTTTGAATCCGGTAACTAACTGTTCCAGAAATATTACAGGTACAGCAGTTGTAACTGTTTTACCTTTGCCAACAGCTAGCATTTCAGGAACTACTGCAGTTTGTCAAAATGCAGTAAGTCCTCAAATAACTTTGACCGGAGCTAGTGGTACAGCACCTTATACTTTTACTTATTCCATAAATAATGTTGTTCAGCCTACAGTTACTACTTTAGCAGGGAATAGTTTTTCGTTTAATGCTCCTACTGCAACAGCCGGTACTTTTGTTTATTCTCTTATTAATGTATCAGGATCAGGGACGCCGACTTGTTCACAAAATCAAGACGGAACAGCTACTATTACTGTTAATCCATTGCCAACAGCTGTAATTACCGGAAGTGTAGCTAGTTGTTTAAATGCTCCTTATCCACAAGTGATTATTACAGGTGCAAATGGTACACAGCCTTATACATTTACTTATACTCTTAATAACGGAGCTCCAATATCTAATTCTACTACCGGTGGAAATAGTTTTATTATTGATGTTCCAACAGATGTTGCAGGATCATTTACTTATGATTTAATTAGTGTGGTAGATGACAGTTCTACGAGTTGTTCTCAACTACAAAGCGGATCTGCCGTGGTTACTGTTGCGACACCACCGGTTATCAGTCAACCGACTGATTATGTAGTTTGTGATGACAATAATGATACGATATCCTGTTTGTTTGATTTAGGGACAAAAATCAATGAAGTTAACGGAGGTAATCCCAATATAGTTGTAGATTTTTATGAAACTGACACTAGTGGGTCAGCAATTCCTCTGAATGTAAATTATTGCAACCTAACAACAGGTTTAGGAATTCAAACAATCTATGTTAGAGCTTATTTTGTTGGTTCTCCTGCTTGTTATAGCACTACTACATTTAATTTAATTGTCAATCCGATTCCAATGCCTAATCCTGTTATTGAGGATTATGAATTGTGTGATTACAATTCAACGGGTGATGAGATTGAGGTATTTACTTTAAATAGTATGGATACTGAGATTGCCAATGGTCAAACTAATGTAACAATCAGTTATTACTTGACCCAAAGTGATGCTCAAACGCAAACCGGTTCGTTAGCGAATTCTTATCCTAATACTAGCAATCCTCAACAAATATGGTTCAACATCCGTAATAATACCACTGGTTGTTTTTCTGTTGGCTCATTCAATTTGATAGTTAATCCTATTCCGCCTGCGGTAACACCACCAACTCTATTTGAATGTAGTGATGGTTTGACGAATCAAGCAGAGTTTGATTTAACGATTAATGAAGCGTTTGTTACCAACAATAATGTTTCAGGTTTAACTATTACCTACTACAATACTTTACTTGATGCTCAAAATGAAGTAACTGCTAATGCCATACAAGATCCGTTAGCTTACATTGGCACGGATAACGAAATTGTTTACATCAGAGTAGAAGATAATGCTACGGGTTGTTATGCTACGACCACGCAATTGCTTAGAGTTACCCAAGGACCAATTGCCATCACACCACAAGCACTTCACTATTGCGATCCTAACAACGATGGATTTGGATTCTTTGATTTGGAAAGTACAAGGATAGAGATAATGGGAGGCACTGCTGTTGCAGGTGTTTCTGTTAGCTATTATGAAACTGAGACTGATGCTTTAATCGGTGCTGCACCTTCAATTATCAGCCCATACGAGAATATCAATCCATGGACGCAAACGATTTATGTCAGAGTATTTTATACTTTGACAGGATGTGCTAATTATGTTCAATTACAGTTAATTGTTGATCCAACGCCAGAGGCTACAGAGCCTGATGATTATGAATTGTGTGATTACACGGGACAAATAGGTTATGAGGCTTTTGACTTGACAACGACTGAGCCGCAGATATTAGGGACTATTGACCCATCATTAGTGAATGTAACTTTCCATCCAACTTTTGTAGATGCACAGAACGAGACAGCTACTATCACTGGTGTGACGAATTACATCAACCAAACCCAATGGAGCCAAACTTTATTTGTACGAGTAGAGTTTATAGCGACAGGTTGTTATGATATTGTTGAGTTAGATTTGATTGTTAATCCATTACCCAATGCTACCCAGCCGAATTATCCGCAGTATACTTTGTGTGATTACAACGGCGCGATAGGTTTTGAGACCTTTGATTTACTTTCCCAAGTTGATCCGATATTATTGGGACAACAAGGCATGAGTGTTACTTTCTATCCAAGTTTGGCTGCTGCTCAGGCGCAAGTGCCGGGTACTTCGATTAATGAGACACACCCTGATTTGCAGTATCCTAACCAAATTATCTATGTTCAGACTTTAGGCGTGGTGATTACCAATACTCTTACCGGTTGTTATAGTATCTCTACGATAGATATTAGAGTAGTACCATTACCAACACCGATTCCACCAACAGCACCTTACACGATTTGTGATGAGAATCAGGATGGCTTTTCGAGTTTTGATTTAGCGACTTTGACCGCAGATATTTTACAAGGCGCCAATTACATATTGACTTTCTATGAAACCCTAAGCGATGCTGAGCTAGGCAATCTTGTGACGGCAATTGACATTACTCAGTTGTATGATAATATCAATCCGTTTACCCAAATCTTGTATGTGAGAGCTGAGGATCCACTTACAGGTTGTTGGAGTGTTATCCCAATTGTATTGAATGTAAACCCAAGTCCTATAGCCCCAATTAATTTGGATGATATTGTGGTTTGTGATACAGACAACAACAATCAAAGTGCTAGTACAATAGTTGATTTAACGGTAAGAACCCCTGATGTTTTAGCCCAACAACCACTAGCAGCCAGTAATTATACAATCACTTATCATACCACATTGCTACGCGCACAAAATGATATTCCAATCATCCCTGCGACTAGTTATTTGGCTACGACCAATCAAACGATTTGGGTGAGAGTAGAGGACAACACTACAGGATGTTTTAATATTGGCGAATTTGATATTATTGTTAATATTCCATTATTACTCATCACCCCAACACCACTGAGTTTGTGTGATGATGATGCGAATCCGAATGACCAATTCCACAGCTTTGACTTGACGATAAGAGATGTGATGATTACCCAAAGTTTATCAGGTTATACCGTAACCTATTATCCAAGTTATGCTTTGGCGCAGGCAGGCAATCCAGCCAATGCTATTGCTACACCAACGGCTTATACCAATACCTCACCGGCAGTTCAAACATTAGGAGTTGTGGTAACTAGTGCCGCGGGTTGTTCCAGTGTAACGACTTTAGACATCAGAGTCTTACCTATCCCAACGCCAAACACGAATCCACCGAGCTTAGGAGCGAAGTGTGATGACAACAATCCCGGCGATATGATGGAGGTATTTGACTTAACGGTTAATGCGGCTTATATCTTAAATGGCGACCCTAATTTAACGCTACATTATTACCACAGCCAAGCCGATGCTTTAGTGCCACAGAATGAAATTCCACTGTCCACAGTAACAGCAGCTTTAGTAGGAGATGTTGATCCAAATGAGCAAAGTGTATGGATAAGAGTAGAGAACAACAGAATAGATTCTTTTGGCAATCATTGTTTTGTACTGGTGGAGCAACCTTTAACGGTTAATCCTTTACCAACAGTAGTGCAGCCACTGGCACCTTACAGGGTATGTGATAATGATACTGATGGACTGGCAGCATTTGATTTGACCAATCCAATCTTAGCAACCGCTATTTTGGGAGCCACTCAAAACCCGGCTGATTTTACCATTACATATTACTTAACCCAAGCAGGGGCAAATCCGCTGACTAATACCGGAGAAACTCCGCTACCAAACAATTACACCAACACGACACCGGACAGCCAAAACATCTACATCAGAGTAGTGAACAATGCTACAGGTTGTGTTAATGCCACCGGAGTACTTACTTTGGCAGTAGAGGAATATGCTCAGGCTACAGGACCACAGAGCTTCTCGAGTTGTGATACTTACACCGACCCTTATGATGGTGTGTTCCAATTGGATTTAACCCAGTACGAGACTGCGATATTAAACGGACAAGACCCATTGGTGTTCTTGATTAGTTACTATCACACCCAAGCCGATGCAGAACAAGGCATCAATGCCATCACCTTGGCAGAAGCACAAGCTTACATTACCCAACCCGATACTGACCAAATTTGGGTTAAGGTAGAGAACAGCAGCAATAGCATTACCCCATTCTGTTATGCGCTTACTACAATCGATATCGAGATAGAGCGTTACCCGAATCCAATTATCACTACACCAAATGGAGTGACGACGATTTGTGTTGACTTTACCAGTGGATTGGTAGTAAGACCACTGACACTAAACAGCAATATTCCAAATCCGGCGGATTATACCTTTGAGTGGTATGAGGGCACGACGTTAATACCGGGAGCAACAGGTTCAACTTATACCGTTGACACGGCTTCGCCAACAGGAGCCACGAGAAGCTACACCGTTAGAGTAATTAGCAACAGTCTGCTGGCTTGTGAGACTACTTCATTAGGTTTTGATGTGATACAATCAGGACCGGCTAGTATTTCGACAGGTACGGCAGGATATACCGTAACCAATGCGTTTACCAATAGTCAAATCATCACCGTGACAGTGGAAGGCTGGGGCACTTATGAATACAGTTTGGATGACGGCCCAAGACAGACGAGTAATATCTTTGAAGGTGTGTCGTTAGGAAATCATGTGATCCATGTTTGGGATACTGAAGGCGGAATCGCTTTTAGTTGTGAGGAATTAATGATCAATGATGTTCAGGTGATTGATTATCCACATTACTTTACGCCAAACGGAGATGGTATTCATGATACTTGGAATGTAGTAGGATTATTTAATTATGCAGCTCAAACCAAAATCTTCATCTTTGACCGCTACGGAAAATTACTGAAACAAATCAGTTCGGCAGGAGATGGATGGGACGGAACCTACAACGGACAACCGTTACCTTCAACAGATTACTGGTTTACGGTAGATTATCCGGAGCAAGGCGGCATGAAGCAATTTAAAGCGCACTTCTCGTTGAAACGATAG
- the folE gene encoding GTP cyclohydrolase I FolE: MTKSEMINDELGENHIATSAQNPVRNDAFDLSDDKKIELIKKDVENILQTLGMDLTDDSIKGTPNRVAKMFVKEIFGGLNPNKKPSSSTFKNNYKYGEMLVEKNITVYSTCEHHLLPIVGRAHVAYISNGTVVGLSKMNRIVDYFAKRPQVQERLTMQIVQELQRVLNTEDVACVIDAKHLCVNSRGIRDIESSTVTSEFGGKFSEELTKREFLDYIRLETSF; the protein is encoded by the coding sequence ATGACAAAAAGTGAAATGATAAACGATGAATTAGGAGAAAACCACATTGCTACCAGCGCTCAAAATCCTGTAAGAAATGACGCTTTTGATTTAAGTGATGATAAAAAAATAGAATTAATAAAAAAAGATGTTGAAAACATCCTTCAAACATTGGGAATGGATTTGACAGATGACAGCATAAAAGGAACCCCAAATCGTGTGGCCAAAATGTTTGTCAAAGAGATTTTTGGAGGATTGAATCCTAACAAAAAACCAAGCTCATCGACTTTCAAAAACAATTACAAGTATGGTGAAATGTTAGTAGAAAAAAACATTACTGTTTATTCTACTTGCGAACACCACTTGCTTCCTATTGTTGGTCGCGCTCACGTGGCTTACATCTCTAACGGAACTGTGGTTGGCCTTTCTAAAATGAATCGTATTGTGGATTATTTTGCCAAAAGACCTCAAGTACAAGAACGTTTAACCATGCAAATTGTGCAAGAATTACAAAGAGTTTTAAACACCGAAGATGTTGCCTGTGTTATCGACGCCAAACATTTGTGTGTAAACTCAAGAGGAATTCGCGATATTGAAAGCAGTACGGTTACTTCCGAATTTGGTGGTAAATTCAGCGAAGAATTAACCAAACGTGAATTCTTAGATTATATTAGATTAGAAACTAGTTTTTAA
- the cysS gene encoding cysteine--tRNA ligase: MQLYKNHTLKIYNSLSGDKELFKPVHEGNVGMYVCGPTVYSNVHLGNVRTFMSFDMIFRYLLHLGYKVRYVRNITDVGHIVDDVDDGEDKIAKKARVEQLEPMEIVQRYTVDFHEVLNQFNFLPPSIEPTATGHIIEQIEIVRQIIEKGFAYETNGSVYFDVVKFNETNHYGKLSGRNIDEMLANTRDTDGQSDKKNPQDFALWKKAEPEHIMRWPSPWGIGFPGWHLECTAMSTKYLGETFDIHGGGMDLKFPHHECEIAQNEACTGHSPVNYWMHANMLTLNGKKMSKSTGNNILPDEIYNGGSPFLSKAFSANVARFFMMQAHYRSILDFTNEGILASEKGFNRLLEGLDILKELQPNASSTLDIATWKQNCYDAMNDDFNTPILIANLFEGIKFINLVNDGKETLTAEDLKTLSETLNTFVFDILGIRNEKLIANNSDKLDGVVEMLITMRLEARANKNFALSDQIRDQLLALGIQLKDGKEGTTFSIQ, from the coding sequence ATGCAACTTTATAAAAATCATACCCTCAAAATATACAATTCCCTTTCGGGAGACAAAGAACTTTTCAAACCTGTGCATGAAGGTAATGTTGGGATGTATGTTTGTGGACCAACGGTTTACAGCAATGTCCATTTAGGCAACGTGCGCACGTTTATGTCATTTGACATGATTTTCAGATACTTATTGCATTTGGGCTACAAAGTGCGTTATGTGCGCAACATTACCGATGTTGGCCATATCGTAGACGATGTTGATGATGGTGAAGATAAAATTGCCAAAAAAGCCAGAGTAGAACAATTAGAACCTATGGAAATCGTGCAACGTTACACGGTTGATTTTCATGAGGTGCTAAACCAATTCAACTTTTTACCGCCAAGTATTGAACCAACAGCAACCGGACATATCATTGAGCAAATTGAAATCGTAAGACAAATTATTGAAAAAGGATTTGCTTATGAAACCAACGGTTCGGTATATTTCGACGTAGTAAAGTTTAATGAAACCAATCACTACGGAAAATTAAGCGGTCGCAACATTGACGAAATGTTAGCCAATACTCGTGATACCGACGGACAAAGCGATAAAAAGAATCCTCAAGATTTTGCATTGTGGAAAAAAGCTGAACCGGAACACATTATGCGTTGGCCTTCTCCTTGGGGCATTGGTTTCCCGGGTTGGCATTTGGAATGTACTGCGATGAGCACGAAATATTTAGGAGAAACATTTGACATACACGGTGGCGGAATGGATTTAAAGTTCCCGCACCATGAATGTGAGATTGCTCAAAACGAGGCTTGCACCGGTCACAGTCCGGTGAATTATTGGATGCATGCCAATATGCTGACACTGAACGGCAAAAAAATGTCGAAATCAACCGGAAATAACATTTTACCGGATGAAATTTACAATGGCGGAAGTCCGTTTTTGAGCAAAGCTTTCTCTGCTAATGTAGCTCGTTTCTTTATGATGCAAGCGCATTACAGAAGTATTTTAGATTTTACCAATGAAGGGATTTTGGCTTCTGAAAAAGGCTTTAACCGTTTGTTAGAAGGTTTGGATATTCTGAAAGAATTACAACCCAATGCTTCGTCTACTCTTGATATCGCAACTTGGAAACAAAATTGCTATGACGCAATGAATGATGATTTCAACACACCAATTTTAATTGCCAACTTATTTGAAGGAATCAAATTTATCAATTTAGTTAATGACGGAAAAGAAACCCTGACTGCTGAAGATTTGAAAACACTTTCAGAAACCTTGAATACTTTTGTTTTTGATATTTTAGGGATTAGAAATGAAAAGCTAATCGCCAACAATTCAGATAAATTAGATGGAGTTGTAGAAATGTTGATTACGATGCGTTTGGAAGCTCGTGCCAATAAAAACTTTGCGCTTTCGGACCAAATTCGCGACCAATTGTTAGCCTTAGGCATTCAATTAAAAGACGGAAAAGAAGGAACCACTTTTAGCATTCAATAA
- the yidD gene encoding membrane protein insertion efficiency factor YidD: MWKKIVIAPLLLLIYFYKIVISPLLPSSCRFQPTCSSYFMEALKIHGPFYGTYLGVKRILSCHPWGKNGYDPVPEKKCSH; the protein is encoded by the coding sequence ATGTGGAAGAAAATTGTAATAGCGCCACTCCTATTGCTTATCTATTTTTATAAGATTGTGATTTCGCCTTTGCTACCATCAAGTTGTAGGTTTCAACCAACTTGCTCAAGTTATTTTATGGAAGCTTTGAAAATTCATGGTCCTTTTTATGGCACTTATCTTGGTGTAAAAAGAATTTTGAGTTGCCATCCTTGGGGGAAAAACGGTTACGATCCGGTTCCTGAGAAAAAATGTTCTCACTAA
- the lgt gene encoding prolipoprotein diacylglyceryl transferase encodes MIWNPSEGIELGFFTVRYYSLMFVIAFGLGWYIMKKIYDRENEPIEKLDTLFIWTVVATLLGARLGHVFFYQWDYFKDHLMEILLPFRFEPQFEFTGFQGLASHGAAVGIIITMYFYSKKIIKRPILWVLDRVVIPVSCGAIFVRIGNFFNSEIYGHTTSANNFFGVKFIREEEFWESHNLKYITGATNNSEGYNLIQHDPKFTEVLSQIPYRHPAQLYEAGLYIIVFLVLYFLYWKTKAAEKQGLIFGYFLILLWTVRFIVEYVKVSQGGIEESLKLFTTGQWLSIPFILVGVYYLFMAEKPIEDDINK; translated from the coding sequence ATGATTTGGAATCCATCAGAAGGTATAGAACTTGGTTTCTTTACTGTTCGGTATTACAGCTTAATGTTTGTAATTGCCTTTGGTTTAGGATGGTATATAATGAAAAAAATATACGACCGGGAAAACGAACCTATAGAAAAACTCGATACTTTATTTATTTGGACTGTTGTGGCTACTTTGTTGGGCGCACGTTTAGGACATGTTTTCTTTTACCAATGGGATTATTTCAAAGACCATTTAATGGAAATCCTTTTACCATTTAGATTCGAGCCTCAATTTGAATTTACCGGTTTTCAAGGTTTAGCCAGTCACGGTGCCGCTGTTGGAATCATCATAACGATGTATTTCTACAGTAAGAAAATCATAAAAAGACCAATCCTTTGGGTGCTTGATCGGGTAGTAATTCCGGTTTCTTGCGGGGCTATTTTTGTTAGAATCGGGAACTTCTTCAACTCAGAAATTTATGGTCATACCACTTCTGCCAATAACTTTTTTGGTGTAAAATTCATTCGAGAAGAAGAGTTTTGGGAAAGCCATAATTTAAAATACATTACCGGGGCTACCAATAACAGTGAAGGTTATAACCTAATTCAACACGACCCAAAATTCACAGAAGTTTTGAGTCAAATTCCATACAGACATCCGGCGCAACTCTATGAAGCAGGATTGTACATCATAGTTTTCTTAGTACTTTACTTTTTATACTGGAAAACCAAAGCCGCTGAAAAACAAGGATTAATCTTTGGCTATTTCTTAATCTTACTTTGGACTGTTCGATTCATTGTAGAATACGTAAAAGTAAGCCAAGGTGGCATCGAAGAAAGTTTAAAACTATTCACCACCGGACAATGGCTAAGTATACCATTTATCCTAGTTGGAGTTTATTATTTATTTATGGCAGAAAAACCCATTGAAGATGATATAAACAAATAA
- a CDS encoding RluA family pseudouridine synthase, protein MNNSNDVTDLEDELFEHHRFVSAKGQSLLRVDKFLMQLIENATRNKIQIAAEKGNIWVNDVPVKSNYRVKPFDVVRVMLEHPPFENHIIPENIPLDIVYEDDALLVINKPVGLVVHPGHGNYTGTLVNALAFHFDNLPMNSSERPGLVHRIDKNTTGLLVVAKTEAAMTHLAKQFEDKSSEREYIALVWGNVKEDEGTIEGNIARHVKDRMQMAVFPEGDVGKHAVTHYKVLERFGYVTLVSCKLETGRTHQIRVHMKYIGHTLFNDARYGGDLILKGTTFTKYKQFIDNCFKTLPRQALHAKTLGFEHPTTKEFMRFDTELPDDMKDCIEKWRNYAKSHTEVNEEDSSQ, encoded by the coding sequence ATGAATAATTCAAACGACGTTACTGATTTAGAAGACGAATTGTTCGAACACCATAGATTTGTTTCTGCAAAGGGACAATCGCTATTGCGTGTCGATAAATTCCTGATGCAATTGATAGAAAATGCTACGCGCAATAAAATCCAAATCGCGGCTGAGAAAGGCAATATTTGGGTGAATGATGTTCCGGTAAAATCCAATTACCGCGTAAAACCTTTTGATGTGGTTCGCGTGATGTTGGAACATCCGCCATTTGAAAATCATATTATTCCCGAAAACATCCCGTTGGATATTGTTTATGAAGACGACGCTTTGTTGGTCATCAATAAACCTGTTGGTTTGGTAGTTCATCCCGGACACGGCAATTACACCGGAACTTTGGTCAATGCTTTGGCATTTCATTTTGATAATTTACCAATGAACTCCAGCGAAAGGCCCGGTTTGGTGCATCGCATCGATAAAAATACTACCGGACTTTTGGTTGTGGCTAAAACCGAAGCCGCGATGACGCATTTGGCCAAACAATTTGAAGACAAATCTTCGGAACGCGAATATATTGCGTTGGTTTGGGGTAATGTCAAAGAAGATGAAGGCACGATAGAAGGTAATATTGCTCGACATGTCAAAGACCGAATGCAAATGGCTGTTTTCCCTGAAGGTGATGTTGGAAAGCATGCGGTTACCCATTATAAAGTTTTGGAGCGTTTTGGTTATGTCACTTTGGTTTCTTGTAAATTGGAAACCGGAAGAACGCATCAAATACGTGTTCACATGAAATACATTGGTCACACTTTATTCAACGATGCGCGTTATGGCGGTGATTTGATTTTGAAAGGAACGACTTTTACCAAATACAAACAGTTTATCGACAACTGTTTTAAAACTTTGCCAAGACAAGCATTACATGCTAAAACTCTTGGTTTTGAACATCCAACTACAAAAGAGTTTATGCGTTTTGACACCGAACTTCCCGATGATATGAAAGACTGTATTGAGAAATGGCGTAATTATGCTAAGTCGCATACGGAAGTTAACGAAGAAGATTCGAGTCAGTAG